GATTGTGCCACACTGTGACCCACATCTGAGTCATTAAGGAAGAGCAATTGAGTGCAGATCCACAGAGATACttttcagccaatcagcagctTTGACCAAGTCCAATAAATACTCAGAAATTGTCTGAAGTGTCTCAGAACAGTCCAAAAGGGCTCAAAATGGTCAAGAGTAgcttaaaaattgtccaaaatgactcagaactgCCCCAAAGGGCtgaaaaatgctccaaaatatatttttctaaaacaaattttttaaaaaaatctgttcaaaatacctcacaaattgtccaaaatgcctcaaaaataatgcaaaatgccTCCAAAAGATTGAAATGACTCAAGAATTTtccaaattaatttttaaaaaatatctaaaattactcaaaaatggtacaaaattactcagaatttgtctaaaataactcaaaattgtccaaaatgccaaAAGAAATGGTGGGAAATGCCTCAGGAAggtcaaaaattgttcaaatgaatttgaaaaataaaattttaaataaaaagtggACTTCAGGACGTGAAGGTGTGCCATTCTCTTCTTTTTGCcatcaaaaatacagattaaaaatatatcatttgCATTTAATAAGAGTTCCAGGCTGACTTTGGTGCACCTTCTCATTtctgtgaattattttttagaacatgtgatgaatctaaaaatatattggcgataaaaaattaaaacaagagtTTGTCGACGTGGGCGTTGTCACGGTTACAGTTTGATGAAGAGCACGGCGGTGACCACGGCGAAGCCCACCAGCAGCATGGCCACCTTGGGGATGCGGTTGGCGGGGTTGGCCAGCTCGTGCGGCAGGATCTCCATGAAGGTGATGTAGAAGAAGGTTCCCCCCGCCAGCCCCTCCAGAGCGCAGCGGGCCAGCTGGTGCTGCAGCGACGTCTTAGTCTCCGTGAGGGCGATGCCCACGGCGATGCCCAGCGGCGACATGGTGGCGAACAGCAGCAGGCAGCCGGCCACCGCTGAGCGCCGCAGCCGGCCCTGCGACAGTTTCACGGTCAGGCTGAACGACACGATGCTCTTGTGGATCATCATCGCCAGGCAAATCTCAAGAACGTCCCCGGCGTTCTCCAGCAGCCCCACCGCCAGGCCCTCGAACACCGAGTGCAGCGACAGCGAGAACACCAGGATGAAGGCGCGCAGGGCCGACTGTGAGCTCAGGTCCACGTGGATGTGACCGTCGGAGTCTGCAGAGCTCCGGCGGCGGCGCTGGATGCTGGAGTCGACCAGCAGAGTGCGACGCTCCTCCTGCTGGGAAGACGACCGATCCTTGAAGGCCAAGACGATCTgctccaggaccaggaccaggaagAAGCCCATCGCCACGATGAACTCCGGCAGAGGGAAATGCAgctgtagaagaagaagaggaagaagaattAGCACAAGAACAAGAGGAAGAATTACAGTAGTAGATGAAAACGTGGTAGAAGAAGAATTTATACAAAACAAAGAATTAGTACTAGAAGAAGAATTGGTACAAGAAGAAGAattagtagaagaagaagaagaagaagaattagtaCAAGAAGAATTagtagaagaaaaaaggaagaattagTAGAAGAATTAGTGCAACAACAAGAAGAACTAGTAGAAGAAGAGGAATTAATATaagaacaagaggaagaagaagaaaaagaagaattagtacaagaacaaaagaaaacaaaagaaagaaaagtataGCAGAAGAAGAATTAGTAGAAGGATTAGTAGAAGAAGAAGTGGTAGTAGAAGAGGAACAAGTAAAAGTAGAAGACttagtaaaacagaaaaatagaacaAGAAGAGGATcataacattaatatttaattaaatccCCATATATTattgaaactgtgaaaaatattcacaaatgtgaataaaatgttcaaaaatattgctagaaatgtcaaaattattaatacaaatatttaataaatgtctaaatataataacaaaatgctcaaaaatatggtaaaaccacaaaacactagaataaaatgttttgaaaaatgaataatatcataatattgatatttaattaaattcccAAATATTATTGACACTGTTAAAAATATCcacaaatgtgaataaaatgttcaaaaacattgataaaaatgtcaaaatatattaatgaaatgctcaaaaatatggtaaaagcgcaaaaaaaacccactacaataaaatgtttggaaaaatgaacaacatcataatattattatttaattaaataacataataacacacataacttaaaaaaaatacatatattaatgaaatggccaaaaatatatttaatattcataAAATTCTCCAAAACTTGACCACCTCCCtctcaaaaaaattcaataaaatgtcaaaaatattcttgaaatgtccaaaaatatctataaaatggcCAAGAGTATGAATAAAACGTTGTActacatgaatgtgtgtgtcagtgtggtgAGGTGAGTCCATGTTGTGTGGTTGGTGTTTGTCTCACCGTGATGCCGGCGTTGCTGAAGGCCTCACTGATGCCCTGCAGGTAATCTGGCAGCAGGTCCAGCAGGCAGGTGGCAAAGAAAACACCTCCAGCAAAACAGCTCATCAGACTGAGCAGCAGCCGACGCACATCTGGAACCCGAGAACATTAAGCTGCTTTACTCTACAGACAGCTGAACATCTGTGCTGCTACcgacacattttcactcactgtggactcatttttcactgcaacagaaAGTCCAGCAGCTcagtggaaacaacacaaccatgaaggagagagaacttgGAAATCTGTGCAGCTAGAATGACAGAAGTCAGAAAACGTAAAGTGTAATTACTTTgagtgtttattttacaaataattgaataaaaatggatgaaaaaatctccagaaatatatatatatgtcaaaaattattaaataaagtgtacaaaaatctgaataaaacatctataaatatttttttaaatgtacaaaaatgatgaaaaatgaaaatgcccAGAATGTTAATAAAAGGCCCCAAATATAAATTACTGtccaaaaatgttaataaaatgttcaataataaaaataaaatgccaagAAAGATTAATGAAACatccaaaaataataatgaaatgcCCAGAATGTTAATAAAAGACCCCAAAATATAAATTACTGTccaaatatattaataaaatggtcaataatataaataaaatcccCAGAAAAAttaatgaagcattaaaaaatattaatcaaaTGCCCACAATGTTTATCAAAAAGGgcataaaatagaataaaatgtccaaaaacttCAATGAAATgctcaaaaatgtgaaaaaaaacatgctctgagcacaagaaatgttaaaaaaaataaataaagtaaatgacTCCCACAATATGAATAAATGTTAATAACTTTTTTGATgtcaaaaattagaaaaacatgtCAAGAAATATTAgtgatttgtccaaaaatataaatataatgctcaaaaatatggcaaaagccCAAAAAACTACAAtagaatgtttttaaaatgtgttaagtatttttcaaaaaatgtccaaatacattgacaaaatgttcagagaaattaataaaatgtcaaaaaaaaattatagaatGTCCACCATActaacaaaatgtcaaataaataggagtaaaatgttgaaaaatataaatgcaacgGACCAAAGtattaatgaaaaatgtgatAATCCTATTAAtctgaatgaaaatatgaaataaaatcgaaaagatatgaataaaatgtccacaaatgaTAACGTAGACCTGCCCAGGGCTGAAGGTGTGTTTTACTgctttccttctttctgtcaCTTCAGCAGCATCGAGTCTCTTCAACATGTGACTTAGGACACGAGTCTGACTGTGCATCAACATGTCTGCTAGACTAAACCTCAGTACCTGGATCCACGCTGCAGCGTCCAGCCCCCCGGACGATGCAAAGCGGAGCGAAGCCGAACAGCAGCGTGACGGACAGCAGCACCGCCAGAGctcccagtttgatctccagagCGGGAACGGTGGCCGAGTTGACCTGCAGCGCCGCCGCCTCCCTAGGAGGGCGCAGGACGGAGGAGGACATCTTTACTGTGCGACGGCAGGCCCACCATGGAGTCCCTCAGAGCACCAGAGTCTGTAGGACAGAGGAACAACACAGCTGGAAACATCTGggggctgttttgtgtctctttgtggttgttttgtgtctctttgtggttgttttgtgtctctttgtggctgttttgtgtctctttgtggttattatgtgtctctttgtggttgttttgtgtctctttgtggttgttttgggtctctttgtggctgtttgtgtctctttgtggtcattttgagtctctgtggctgttttgtgtctctgtggctgttttgtctcatcttgttactgttttgtgtctctttgtggttgttttgtgtctctttgtggctgtttgtgtctctttgtggctgttttgtgtctctttgtggctgttttgtgtctctttgtggttgttttgtgtctctttgtggttgttttgtgtctctttgtggttgttttgggtctctttgtggtcattttgagtctctgtggctgttttgtctcatcttgttactgttttgtgtctctttgtggctgttttgtgtctctttgtggttgtttggtgtctccttgtggctgttttgtgtctctttgtggttgtttgatgtctctttgtggctgtttgtgtctctttgtggttattatgtgtctctttgtggttgttttgtgtctctttgtggttgttttgggtctctttgtggctgtttgtgtctctttgtggtcattttgagtctctgtggctgttttgtgtctctgtggctgttttgtctcatcttgttactgttttgtgtctcgttgtggctgttttgtgtctctttgtgaatggtttatgtctgtttgtagctgttttgtgtcatcttgtgactgttttgtgtctctctgtggttgttttgcgtctctttgtggctgttttgtgtctcattgtggttgtttgtgtctcattgtggttgtttgtgtctctttgtggctgttttgtgtctctttgtggttgttttgtgtctctttgcagccgctttgtgtttctttgctgtcattttgcatcttttcacaGTAATTCTTCTTCTCCTGTGGTTGTTCTTGTCTCTTCCTAGGCAGTCTTTTTCTATTTGACCTATCCACCTCAATTTTTGTTGGCTTCTGACTCTTTTTGAAAATGACCATGGAGTCCCTCAGAGGACCAGAGCGTGTGAGGACAGAAGAGCAACACAGCTGGAAACATCTGGAATCAGCTCTCAGCTCGGAGGCACCGCGGCTCGCTGCACTTCATGGTCCCCTGAACTCAAGAAAATCACCATGACTTTAGCTTTCTGATCACCAAAATCCCCCCCAAAAGGCCTTTAAAAATCCCCACAATGACTCATTTTCcacccagaaactgtaaaagcagaacaaATCATCACTGTACTACATGTGTATCGTTTTGTTCTAACGCTGAACCGAATCtcagtgtgtgtctctttttgggtGTTCCACCTTTCcatttccactttttttctttccctttgtGTTAATTTCTTGCTTTTTATCTCTGCTGGTTTTACAGTTGAGTTCATAGTGAAGCCAACAAAAGATGCCTCTGATGCACACAGAGCTGTGAATCATGTGACTGAGTTTGATAGCAGGAACAGACGCTGCAGATAagaactgcaaacacacaactaaaGGCTGAACACGCAGCAGACCTGCTGGCTGTGGTTCACATATTTACAGTTATGAAGGCAGGAAaaggatgaataaaaacatcagtcaatcaaaaaacaagattaaatgAGCTGAAAGTGTCTTTTGGTAGGAGCTACAGTGAGACTCATTCACATCTTTTATTGCAGTCAGTTTCAATGAtttaaatctgcagcagctagCCGTTAGCGACAGTTAGCTAAACTAACAGCGACATTCAAGATGGCCGCTCATCACCAGATGTACAACCACAACATCACAGTTAATAAGGAAACAACAGGCACCAATaccttttcaaattaaaattcagagaaacacaaaagactgaaaacaagcaGATAtatctgtgtctctttgtggtctttttgtgtcttttctggtcattttgtggctgttttgagaACCTTTGTTGTCACGTTGTGTttcttcatggtcattttgtgtcttcttgttgtcattttgtgtcactttgtgg
This genomic stretch from Amphiprion ocellaris isolate individual 3 ecotype Okinawa chromosome 9, ASM2253959v1, whole genome shotgun sequence harbors:
- the LOC111568271 gene encoding zinc transporter ZIP1, with product MSSSVLRPPREAAALQVNSATVPALEIKLGALAVLLSVTLLFGFAPLCIVRGAGRCSVDPDVRRLLLSLMSCFAGGVFFATCLLDLLPDYLQGISEAFSNAGITLHFPLPEFIVAMGFFLVLVLEQIVLAFKDRSSSQQEERRTLLVDSSIQRRRRSSADSDGHIHVDLSSQSALRAFILVFSLSLHSVFEGLAVGLLENAGDVLEICLAMMIHKSIVSFSLTVKLSQGRLRRSAVAGCLLLFATMSPLGIAVGIALTETKTSLQHQLARCALEGLAGGTFFYITFMEILPHELANPANRIPKVAMLLVGFAVVTAVLFIKL